A genomic window from Silene latifolia isolate original U9 population chromosome Y, ASM4854445v1, whole genome shotgun sequence includes:
- the LOC141631670 gene encoding uncharacterized protein LOC141631670 has translation MAGDDDIPTPKIDSSSPYYLGSHDVPSAKISNIMLTRYNYQDWQKSMRMSLKSRRKFGFVDGTLKKPTDPVTLDNWEVVHCTLVQWIRNMIDPALLPTIPYGEDAAALWANLKARFSVVDATLIHSLKTQLKNCVQTKGMDVTTYFGKLQTLWDALIVHEPPFACKCGDCKCDLGTDAINRLDNERLHQFFMGLDSSLYGNIRSQQFQFDPLPTLSRAYHVVLQEERLRAETTPADTSDVAAFALSSSRPDWRAQREKERSDRHQKLICPYCETRGHDVANCFFKTNRFPEWWGDSHALGRLSSLSVIGWERFRGGNNTCAPVRVRG, from the coding sequence ATGGCAGGGGACGATGACATCCCCACCCCTAAAATCGACTCTTCTAGTCCTTATTATCTTGGATCCCATGATGTGCCTAGCGCAAAAATCTCTAACATAATGCTAACCCGATACAATTACCAAGATTGGCAAAAATCGATGCGTATGTCGCTAAAATCTCGTCGAAAATTCGGCTTTGTTGATGGTACCTTGAAAAAGCCTACCGACCCGGTGACTCTTGACAACTGGGAGGTTGTTCACTGTACGCTTGTGCAGTGGATTCGGAATATGATCGATCCGGCGCTTTTACCCACCATACCTTACGGTGAAGATGCTGCTGCCCTCTGGGCCAATCTGAAGGCTCGATTTTCTGTGGTTGACGCAACTCTAATTCACAGTCTCAAAACTCAATTGAAGAATTGTGTCCAAACTAAAGGTATGGATGTCACTACTTATTTTGGTAAATTACAAACCTTATGGGATGCGTTGATTGTCCATGAACCGCCATTCGCTTGCAAATGCGGAGATTGTAAGTGTGATCTTGGAACCGATGCGATTAACCGTTTAGATAACGAACGTCTCCACCAATTCTTTATGGGCCTCGACAGTTCCTTGTATGGTAATATCCGCTCTCAACAATTTCAATTTGATCCCCTCCCGACTCTTAGTCGTGCTTATCATGTTGTATTACAAGAAGAACGCTTACGGGCAGAGACAACGCCCGCGGATACCAGTGATGTTGCAGCGTTTGCCTTGTCTTCCTCTCGCCCTGATTGGCGTGCTCAGCGCGAGAAGGAGCGGAGTGATCGTCATCAGAAATTGATCTGCCCTTATTGTGAGACCCGTGGTCATGATGTTGCTAACTGTTTCTTTAAGACTAATCGCTTTCCAGAATGGTGGGGAGACAGCCACGCACTCGGCCGACTATCGTCGCTATCGGTCATCGGTTGGGAGCGGTTCCGTGGTGGTAATAACACGTGCGCACCGGTTCGGGTTCGGGGGTAA